Below is a genomic region from Oreochromis niloticus isolate F11D_XX linkage group LG13, O_niloticus_UMD_NMBU, whole genome shotgun sequence.
TAATTTTAAGACTCGCTAAAGacagccattaaaaaaaaatgccgaTATGTATAACCTTACCACTGACACAGGATGTACTatcttttttaatgtgtttttaaaatcatgacTTATACACAGATATAACTTAAAGTGCACCTTAATTATCAGATTATACCTGTCATACACTGGCATGTGGAGATGGTTGGTGTCTGGCAAATACAGAAGATGCACCGAAGTATAGACTTTGTGGTTCACTCTTCTGTCAGAAGACACTTGTTTAAGCATTGGTGCATGGGAAACATCAAGCCCTGTCGAATGGAAAGTATTCACATtaatttctttctcttctttttcctcgCAAGAGGTTATCCAAGCAGTTTTTATTTAATGCAGGAAAAATGTCCATATGATTATTAAACTTTTTATTAGAATATTGTACAAAGTGTGTCCTGTGTCTATAAAACTCTTTGTAAATAGTAACAGCTGTCAAATGTAGTGACGTAAAAGCCATCATATTTATTCGTGCTTATTTTCTGCAGTGATCTGAGCTCACCTCCTATCATGAAATAAGTGCTCCAATCAACAGCATTCTCGTCTGTCAGCATTTCCCTCAAACTCTGTTCATCCATGCTGTAGTATGCCATCTTTTTCTTGAAATTCAGGGCGCGCTTGTtctgtgaaatacataaaagcTGTCACAGTCATGTGACAAACAAAAGATTTCAGTCGAGAAAAGCTGTCCACAGTTTTCCGACGGGATTTAAACGCACCTCGGGGTCCGGTCTGCAGATGATAACTTTAAAATCAGGCCACGTATCGACCACAACTTCCAGTGTAGTCGGTTTGTTCCTGTTGATACCGAACAGGAAACCGTACACCTGAAAGCATGAAACACCTTTAAGCGCTGCTGAGGCTTTAAAGCACAAAGACACTGTTTATGTCGCAGATACCTTATAACTCTTCGGTAAGTGTTTGAGCAGAACTCCTTCAGCGATCTGCAGCTCGTGTCTGTTCAGGACCTTCATGTTTGGATACCGGAGTTTTCTTACTAATGCACTTTAAACAACCTGCTGTTTTAAAACATCCCAATCCACTAAAATGGACAAACCTTTATAAATTATTAACAATTTAGGGAATGTAAGTAGGGTTACGATAGGACCGCATTGCTCCGGTTGTATTCCGAATGAACTTGTGAAATACACGTAGCAGGCCACTTCCtgtcataaaaaataaacttcGTTAATTCACCGCCAaaggttttaataaaaaaaaaaaaaaaatgcgtgTTAGTTTTCTATTGCGTAAGAAAAGATATAATGAAATCTGTTAGTGCGTTCATGGAGTGTTCAGGAAAAATATGaaatctaaaatatatttttccatcTCAACAACCTAAAAGTGGGACAAAGACTGTGCTTGTGTGGGACAATGTGGGTGACGTAGATTAGTGCTGAGAGGTGGTGTGAATTTTGACAGGTGTTTGGAGTTTAGCACTCGAAGTACAAATGCACATCTCAGCTCTTCCTCTGTAGTTGAATGAGCCTAAAGTGAGCTTTCTTTTCTACACCGAGTTCAACCACTTACAAgcagtttttatttgttgtcGTTCCATCATATTCTGCACAGCTTGTCTTATTGGTCACTTTTAAGGGTTCAATTTTGACCTGCACTTGACCTGTGATCTGAACCCTCAGATTAAAGAGACTTTCAACAAGCTTCTGCGTTGACTTTAAC
It encodes:
- the LOC100710560 gene encoding glycine N-acyltransferase-like protein 3 isoform X1 — protein: MKVLNRHELQIAEGVLLKHLPKSYKVYGFLFGINRNKPTTLEVVVDTWPDFKVIICRPDPENKRALNFKKKMAYYSMDEQSLREMLTDENAVDWSTYFMIGGLDVSHAPMLKQVSSDRRVNHKVYTSVHLLYLPDTNHLHMPVYDSELESRISSLNISHVDLVNKTWKFGGDEKGYRTIENLISNFPSCCITDGQGQPVSWILVYDYCALGILYTLPEHRGKGLAKILISILAKKLHAEGYPVYCYIEEDNVLSYKLFRNIGFIEDPSYRAAWFEFNFSD